In Oscillatoria sp. FACHB-1406, one DNA window encodes the following:
- a CDS encoding Rpn family recombination-promoting nuclease/putative transposase, whose product MRFINPKTDYAFKKIFGSAESKEILISFLNALIYDGQATIKDLEIIDPNLPPRVQGLKDTYLDVRAQLDNGTFVIIEMQVLNVQSFGKRVIFNAAKTYAFQLQTGEGYRMLKPVIALTLTDFEMFPEYEDWISHFGYRNLKNGVPYPDTEIELVFVELPKFKKEMEELETIADKWIYFIKYARSLTDIPDNMEEIPELHRAFEIANQADLTTAELEDLERREMFIYDQQGAIALGLQQGLEQGLQQGLQQGLEQGLEQGLEQGLEQGLEQGLEQGLEQGLEQGKNEEKYAIARNLLAFLDNAAIAQTTGLTVEEIQALREMP is encoded by the coding sequence ATGCGATTTATTAATCCTAAAACCGATTACGCGTTTAAAAAGATTTTTGGTTCGGCAGAGAGTAAGGAAATTCTCATCAGTTTTCTCAATGCTTTGATTTATGACGGTCAAGCGACGATTAAAGACTTAGAAATCATCGACCCGAACTTACCGCCCAGAGTGCAAGGGCTGAAGGATACTTACCTCGATGTCCGCGCTCAACTCGATAATGGGACGTTTGTCATTATTGAAATGCAGGTTTTAAACGTACAATCTTTTGGCAAACGAGTTATCTTTAATGCGGCAAAAACTTATGCGTTTCAACTGCAAACGGGTGAAGGGTATCGGATGTTAAAGCCAGTGATTGCTTTAACGCTGACAGATTTTGAAATGTTTCCGGAATACGAAGACTGGATTTCCCACTTTGGATATCGGAACCTGAAGAACGGCGTTCCCTATCCGGATACAGAAATTGAACTTGTTTTCGTGGAGTTGCCGAAATTCAAGAAAGAGATGGAGGAACTGGAAACAATAGCAGATAAATGGATCTATTTTATTAAATATGCGCGATCGTTAACGGATATTCCCGACAATATGGAAGAGATTCCCGAACTGCATCGCGCTTTTGAAATTGCGAATCAAGCCGATTTAACCACAGCGGAATTAGAGGATTTAGAGCGCCGAGAAATGTTTATTTACGACCAACAAGGCGCGATCGCATTAGGACTCCAGCAAGGACTCGAACAAGGACTCCAGCAAGGACTCCAGCAAGGACTCGAACAAGGACTCGAACAAGGACTCGAACAAGGACTCGAACAAGGACTCGAACAAGGACTCGAACAAGGACTCGAACAGGGACTCGAACAAGGAAAGAACGAAGAAAAATACGCGATCGCGCGTAACTTACTCGCCTTTCTCGACAACGCCGCGATCGCGCAAACAACCGGGCTAACAGTTGAGGAAATTCAAGCGCTGCGCGAGATGCCTTAA